One genomic segment of Chitinophagales bacterium includes these proteins:
- a CDS encoding gliding motility-associated C-terminal domain-containing protein produces MKLFYFLILSSFLCVKVAFAQCFSIETILADACGDPEGANEMVTLKTYTDISINQLDFDWPNNSFLSWCADANLTAQLNNTIQNSCGFLLEPPAGIIPANEKVIIVSSTDMLITANSFEGLDDTIYIMYQCAGNTSGHFSNLANTPRSLTVSYSGNCSQSQTVTYLPTNLIGGDGGAVDFDTLGTPTYYNTGCNAPVNTLKPYWSLPSELCNDYGILNLNGFLSNVATQNGTWSGDVENGNQFNTIGKLGTYSITYTVSKPNSCLADKDSTITFSVTNPKYGRDTIIRCDSILQFGNWITKDTIIEITVENQSEYACDSTVARLYKIQRSNFTVTPNNVTINSGEIFPFSIIGNNNYSYTIWNNINNDTCYNPCSNNELTASDPTSFYIEITDENSGCTTIDTINVLVNYFSTLNIPNAFTPNNDGQNDLFKIYGKDLRTVNFEIFSRWGELLFKGTNTNESWNGTFKNKEIESGIYLLKLRASGKDGQKFDVVQKIKLIR; encoded by the coding sequence ATGAAATTATTCTATTTCCTTATTTTAAGTTCATTTTTATGTGTTAAAGTAGCTTTTGCACAATGCTTTAGCATAGAAACTATTTTAGCCGATGCTTGTGGCGACCCCGAAGGTGCTAATGAAATGGTTACGCTTAAAACTTATACAGATATTAGTATCAACCAGTTGGATTTTGACTGGCCCAACAACTCATTTTTATCTTGGTGTGCCGATGCTAATTTAACTGCTCAGTTAAATAATACCATTCAAAACAGTTGTGGCTTTTTATTAGAACCACCGGCAGGAATAATACCCGCTAATGAAAAAGTAATCATAGTCAGTTCTACAGATATGCTAATTACAGCAAATTCTTTTGAAGGATTAGACGACACTATTTATATAATGTATCAATGTGCAGGAAATACATCCGGACACTTTAGCAATTTGGCAAACACACCACGAAGTTTAACCGTTAGTTATAGCGGAAACTGCTCTCAATCTCAAACCGTTACTTATCTTCCTACAAATTTAATAGGTGGCGATGGTGGTGCTGTAGATTTTGACACCTTGGGAACTCCTACTTACTATAATACTGGTTGCAATGCTCCTGTTAATACACTAAAACCCTATTGGTCTCTCCCCTCTGAACTTTGCAACGACTATGGCATCTTAAATTTAAACGGTTTTTTAAGCAATGTAGCTACTCAAAATGGAACGTGGAGTGGAGATGTAGAAAATGGCAATCAATTTAACACTATTGGTAAATTAGGAACATATAGTATTACCTACACCGTATCAAAACCGAACTCATGTTTAGCAGATAAAGACTCAACAATAACTTTTTCAGTTACTAATCCAAAATACGGTAGAGATACCATTATAAGGTGTGATTCTATTTTACAATTTGGAAATTGGATAACAAAAGATACGATAATTGAAATAACTGTAGAAAATCAAAGTGAATATGCTTGTGATTCAACAGTAGCAAGATTATACAAAATACAACGATCAAATTTTACTGTAACACCCAACAATGTAACCATAAATTCTGGCGAAATATTCCCTTTTAGCATTATTGGAAACAACAATTACTCCTACACTATTTGGAATAATATAAATAATGACACATGTTATAATCCTTGTTCTAATAATGAGTTAACAGCATCTGACCCTACAAGTTTTTATATTGAAATAACAGACGAAAACTCCGGTTGCACAACTATTGATACCATTAATGTTTTAGTTAATTACTTTTCTACTTTAAATATTCCGAACGCTTTTACGCCAAACAATGATGGACAAAACGACCTTTTTAAAATTTATGGCAAAGATTTAAGAACTGTAAATTTTGAAATATTCAGTCGCTGGGGCGAATTATTATTTAAAGGAACAAATACCAACGAAAGCTGGAATGGAACTTTTAAAAACAAAGAAATAGAAAGTGGAATTTACCTACTAAAACTGCGAGCCAGCGGAAAAGACGGACAAAAATTTGATGTAGTACAAAAAATTAAATTGATAAGGTAG
- a CDS encoding PorP/SprF family type IX secretion system membrane protein: MKKLIAYLVFGFILVSNVNAQDFHFSQYWGSPVNLNPALSGLFDDNVRFAANYRNQWFQQATFTTYAVSVDANLWRNKLNGNFIGTGLGFYYDTESTGEFKNMGISLPISYTQKLGNNRKKHFLSLGILGSYYSKQINLQNLIFGNLFEINSNTDPIDFGAYNSKIIFDVGAGLNYFANFDNKHALNVGFAATHLAQPNVSFNGNGDDRLFRKFTAHASGKLQLKGDIVSIMPTLLFQKQGPHTELVFGSYVQFLLNTRSYTAFYVGGQYRLSAYEQKSFGSDAFILGARFEYEALDVGFAYDITVSDLRNAATFMGGPELYVIYTIRTQKSRYREFVNCPKF; this comes from the coding sequence ATGAAAAAGTTAATTGCATACTTAGTTTTTGGTTTTATTTTAGTGAGTAATGTTAATGCTCAAGATTTTCATTTCTCGCAGTATTGGGGTTCGCCAGTTAATCTCAATCCTGCTTTAAGTGGTTTATTTGACGACAATGTAAGGTTTGCCGCCAATTATAGAAACCAATGGTTTCAGCAAGCCACCTTTACCACTTATGCCGTTTCTGTTGATGCCAATTTATGGCGAAACAAATTGAACGGAAATTTTATTGGTACAGGTCTTGGTTTTTATTATGATACGGAAAGTACCGGAGAATTTAAAAATATGGGAATAAGTTTACCTATCTCCTACACCCAAAAACTGGGAAATAATAGAAAAAAACACTTTTTAAGTCTCGGTATTTTAGGTAGTTATTATTCTAAACAAATTAATCTGCAAAATTTGATTTTTGGAAACCTGTTTGAAATTAATAGCAATACTGACCCCATAGATTTTGGTGCTTATAATAGTAAAATAATATTTGATGTAGGAGCAGGATTAAATTATTTTGCCAATTTTGACAATAAACATGCCTTAAATGTTGGTTTTGCAGCTACTCATTTAGCTCAACCTAATGTTAGTTTTAATGGCAATGGAGACGATAGATTATTTAGAAAATTTACAGCTCACGCCAGTGGTAAATTGCAGCTTAAAGGAGATATTGTTTCTATAATGCCCACATTACTATTCCAAAAACAAGGGCCTCATACTGAATTAGTTTTTGGTTCTTACGTACAGTTTTTGTTAAATACAAGAAGCTATACCGCTTTTTATGTAGGTGGGCAATATAGATTATCGGCTTACGAACAAAAATCTTTTGGAAGTGATGCATTTATTTTAGGTGCTCGGTTTGAATACGAAGCATTAGACGTAGGTTTTGCTTATGATATAACTGTTTCTGACCTTAGAAATGCAGCCACTTTTATGGGAGGACCCGAGTTGTATGTTATTTACACTATTCGCACACAAAAAAGTAGATATAGAGAATTTGTTAATTGTCCTAAATTTTAA